In Rhodococcus pseudokoreensis, one DNA window encodes the following:
- a CDS encoding succinate dehydrogenase iron-sulfur subunit: MSVPMNSEGSGSVALPPVPEGAVMVTLKIRRFSPEDPGKAGWASFEVPCLPTDRLLNLLTYVKGYLDGTLTFRRSCAHGVCGSDAMVVNGVNRLACKVLMRDMLQKDGKNTTVTIAPLKGLPVEKDLVVDMEPFFSAYRQIKPFLMTSGQEPTRERIQSQADRARYDDTTKCILCACCTESCPVYWADGSYFGPAAIVNAHRFIFDSRDEGAGERMDILNGVDGVWRCRTTFNCTDACPRGIKVTQAITEVKRALLFNRKAVVR; this comes from the coding sequence AAGGCGCCGTGATGGTCACGTTGAAGATTCGCCGTTTCAGCCCCGAGGACCCGGGCAAGGCCGGATGGGCGAGCTTCGAGGTTCCGTGTCTGCCCACCGATCGGTTGCTCAACCTGCTCACCTACGTCAAGGGGTATCTCGACGGGACCCTGACCTTCCGCCGCTCGTGCGCGCACGGCGTGTGCGGATCGGATGCAATGGTCGTCAACGGAGTCAACCGGCTCGCGTGCAAGGTGCTCATGCGCGACATGCTGCAGAAAGACGGTAAGAACACCACTGTCACGATCGCACCCCTCAAGGGACTCCCGGTCGAGAAGGATCTCGTCGTCGACATGGAGCCGTTCTTCTCGGCGTACCGCCAGATCAAACCGTTCCTGATGACATCGGGTCAGGAGCCCACCCGCGAGCGGATCCAGTCCCAGGCCGATCGTGCCCGGTACGATGACACCACCAAGTGCATCCTGTGCGCGTGCTGTACCGAGTCGTGCCCGGTGTATTGGGCGGATGGTAGCTATTTCGGGCCGGCCGCCATCGTCAACGCCCATCGCTTCATTTTCGACAGCCGCGACGAAGGCGCCGGGGAGCGGATGGACATTCTCAACGGCGTCGACGGCGTCTGGCGTTGCCGCACCACGTTCAATTGCACCGACGCTTGTCCGCGCGGAATCAAGGTGACGCAAGCGATCACCGAAGTCAAACGCGCGTTGCTGTTCAACCGCAAGGCAGTAGTGCGGTAG